The genomic region GGAGCAGACCGGATGCGATCACGATCACACCCTGTGCAGCAAAGTCGGACAGGCTGGTTACGCCCCATGATCCCGGAAGTCATGGTTGCGCAGCAGTGGGGCTGCCTTCCACAGGCAGCGTGACGCGGTCCCTTCGATAGCCCGAAGGCAGACAAACGCCTTTGCCGCTTGCGAAGGCAAGCCAGCATCCGATCGTGATCACCGTACACGAAGACAGGACCAACCCGCCTGGATTGATCCAGGCCAGATCAGCCTGTTGGCGATGCTGTGGAGAGCGGGGTCAGTCCCCGCCGCTCAGATTGACGGCGGCCGTGCGCCCGTTCTGCTGCTGCTCGACATCGAACCCGACCTTCTGGCCCTCGTTCAACGTGCGCAGGCCAGCTTTCTGGACCGCGCTGATGTGGACAAAGACATCCTTGCCACCGGTATCCGGCGCAATGAACCCGTACCCCTTGGTGGGGTTGAACCACTTGACAGTGCCCTTAGGCATAGACGTGCCGCCTCCTTCATGCGGGTGCAAGCTTCGGCGCACCCACTGCCTGCACGACTCCTCGCCCTCTTGTCCGGGGGACGTTGCCAGCCGCTGAGCGGAACGATACGACCGGACACCGGCAGTTGCAACGGATTGCAACCAACGCCGTTTGACATACGCGAGAGCACTTTGTTTTCTAACGTAATAAGTTCGTCGGCGCCGGGCTCGTGAACGGAACCGCCGACGGAGCCGTCCGGCCGGCCGGGGCGGCGGCGGGGGGCGGCGGCGTCAGCGTCGGTGCCAAGGTCGGGGCCGGCGCCGGGGTTGACGTCCCAGGCGATCCCAGATCCTGCTGTTCAACCGGACCGGGTTCGGGGGCCGAGGGCGCCGTGGTCTGCAGGTAGTCACGCATGCGCTGGCGGATCTGGTACTCCAGCTCCACGTTCATGTCGGTCATCATCTGCCGGACCATGTCGTAGAGATCGGCGCGGACCACGGCGGGACTGTCATCATCAATGGTGCGCGTGCGCGTCACCCGCGCCTCGGCGTAGCCGCTGCGGGTTCCGTCCGGCGTGCTGAGGGCGATGTGGACGGCGAAATTCCCCACGTAGTTCTCGCGCTGCTCCACGATCGAGGCCTCGTCGATGACGAAGGTTGCCTCTCCCGTCATGCCGCCCGCGATCAGGCGGTCCTCGGCCATCTGCCGCAGCGCCTTGACCGGCGGGGTGGGCGCGAGGTGGCCAACATCACGGGTCCCGGGCCGCGGCTTCCAGGAATCGTCGATCTCGATCGACCCGACGTTCAGCTTCAGCCGGGACAGGTAGTCCCATCCCAGCGGCTCGAAGGTCGTGGGCACGTCACGCCCGCCGCAGGCCGCCAGCACGAGCGGCAGCGCAAGGGCGGCACGGCGCGAAATCCGGGGGGGCATCATGGGCAGCAAGTCCGTCCGGTTGGATGGCGGCATCGACCCACGCCGGCATGACCACGGTCAGGCCGGCGTGGATTCAGTACGCGGCACCCTGCGGAGCAAAAGCCCAGAGGTCAATGACCGTCCGGCGGCACTCAACCGCGCGCGCTGCCGTGCCCTTCCCCGGGCGGACGCCCGCGCACCTCGGCGCGAGGGAAGCGGAAGTCGAGATTGCAGAATTCGCATGTCATGACGATGTCGCCATCCACCGCCATGTGGTCGAGATCGTCGGTATCGAAGCCTTCCAGGATACCCGACAGGCGCTGGCGC from Rhodovastum atsumiense harbors:
- a CDS encoding cold-shock protein → MPKGTVKWFNPTKGYGFIAPDTGGKDVFVHISAVQKAGLRTLNEGQKVGFDVEQQQNGRTAAVNLSGGD